One Mucilaginibacter ginkgonis genomic region harbors:
- a CDS encoding M28 family metallopeptidase: MKKLALLIPALLAYSAIVAQPKSTTLPPALSSIKEADLKRDIFDIASDGFRGRRAGTIDEFRAAAWVAQKAMEAGLKPAGEDGTYFQFYNIKRTQMAANSMLSVNNQPLTLSKDYWASQPVDARFSGNVKWLNTMADTSADLQGKIVAMPILPPTPLPAKWISLYGYRYAALAIRQQSAILRRHGVSAIIFVADAVIESEGTLAFVSHNFQEGQYVVQGSPVTARVKPLPTLLMRGALAQQLKAGASIEADLRAETYLYPSVNVIAKAAGTDVKLKEEYILFSGHHDHDGIGNPVAQDSIWNGADDNASVTVGMLAIGRAWVAHPGKRSVLFVWHGAEERGLLGSRWYAAHPTVNKQSIVAVLNGDMIGRNSVDSAALLGSIAPHKNSTALVDMAYKANSSLTKFNIDTSWDDAKHPEGWYFRSDHVPYAQAGIPSIFFTSLLHPDYHTPKDEPAGISIPKLTKMTKWMYATGWLVSQTTARPALDGK; this comes from the coding sequence ATGAAAAAACTCGCCTTGTTAATACCTGCTTTATTAGCCTACAGCGCAATAGTTGCGCAGCCAAAATCTACCACCTTACCCCCGGCCTTATCTTCTATAAAAGAAGCTGACCTGAAGCGCGACATATTCGACATTGCAAGCGATGGCTTTCGCGGCCGCAGGGCAGGCACTATAGATGAGTTCCGGGCGGCGGCATGGGTTGCGCAAAAAGCAATGGAAGCAGGCCTAAAACCTGCCGGTGAAGATGGCACTTACTTTCAGTTCTATAATATCAAGCGCACGCAGATGGCTGCCAACAGCATGCTATCTGTAAATAATCAGCCGCTTACATTGTCAAAAGACTACTGGGCGTCACAGCCTGTTGACGCACGCTTCAGCGGCAATGTAAAATGGTTGAATACGATGGCAGATACCAGTGCAGACCTCCAAGGGAAGATCGTAGCCATGCCGATATTGCCGCCGACACCACTGCCCGCAAAATGGATCAGCCTTTACGGTTACCGTTACGCGGCACTGGCCATCCGGCAGCAGAGTGCGATATTAAGGCGCCATGGCGTAAGCGCCATCATTTTTGTGGCTGATGCTGTTATTGAAAGCGAAGGTACGCTGGCATTTGTAAGCCATAACTTCCAGGAAGGGCAATATGTAGTGCAGGGTTCGCCGGTAACGGCAAGGGTGAAACCTTTGCCAACACTGTTAATGAGGGGCGCACTTGCACAGCAGCTGAAAGCAGGCGCTTCAATAGAAGCCGACTTGCGCGCTGAAACGTATTTATACCCTTCTGTAAACGTGATCGCTAAGGCTGCGGGCACAGACGTTAAATTGAAAGAAGAATATATACTGTTCAGCGGGCACCACGACCATGATGGTATTGGTAACCCGGTTGCGCAAGATTCAATTTGGAATGGCGCGGATGATAACGCTTCTGTAACTGTAGGTATGCTGGCCATTGGCCGCGCCTGGGTAGCGCACCCCGGCAAGCGCAGCGTTTTGTTTGTATGGCATGGCGCCGAAGAGCGTGGCCTGCTTGGTTCGCGCTGGTATGCAGCGCACCCAACCGTCAACAAGCAAAGCATTGTAGCAGTGTTAAACGGCGACATGATAGGCCGCAACAGCGTAGATTCCGCAGCGTTATTGGGTAGCATTGCTCCGCATAAAAATTCCACGGCTTTGGTTGACATGGCTTACAAAGCCAACAGCAGTTTAACGAAGTTCAATATTGACACCTCATGGGATGATGCCAAACACCCCGAAGGTTGGTATTTCCGCAGTGACCATGTACCTTACGCGCAGGCAGGCATCCCGTCTATTTTCTTTACCAGTTTGCTCCACCCCGACTATCACACACCAAAAGACGAACCCGCAGGTATCAGCATTCCCAAACTTACTAAAATGACAAAGTGGATGTATGCTACCGGCTGGCTGGTGTCGCAAACAACGGCCAGGCCTGCATTGGATGGCAAATAA
- a CDS encoding 30S ribosomal protein S16, translating into MATKIRLQRHGKKGKPLYYIVVADSRAPRDGRFIERVGTYNPNTNPATIDINFDKTLEWVNSGAQPTDTCRAILSYKGVLYRKHLQGGVAKGAFTEEQAAEKFQAWLDQKEGKITGKKDNLSTAKADARKAALAAEAKKKEDRAAAIAAKNTPVAEETEEVADEATPAEDAATEETEGATEAPAATEE; encoded by the coding sequence ATGGCAACTAAAATCAGATTGCAAAGACACGGTAAAAAGGGCAAACCTCTTTACTACATCGTAGTAGCGGATTCACGCGCACCACGCGATGGCCGTTTTATTGAGCGTGTTGGTACTTATAACCCAAATACCAACCCTGCAACCATCGATATTAATTTCGACAAAACTTTAGAGTGGGTAAACAGTGGCGCACAGCCAACTGATACCTGCCGTGCTATCCTTTCTTATAAAGGCGTATTGTACCGCAAACACCTGCAAGGTGGTGTGGCAAAAGGTGCCTTTACAGAAGAGCAAGCTGCAGAGAAATTCCAGGCTTGGTTAGATCAGAAAGAAGGAAAGATCACCGGTAAAAAAGATAACTTATCTACTGCTAAGGCCGACGCGCGTAAAGCTGCTTTGGCTGCAGAGGCTAAGAAAAAAGAAGACAGGGCCGCTGCAATTGCTGCTAAAAATACCCCTGTTGCAGAAGAAACAGAAGAAGTTGCTGACGAGGCTACTCCGGCTGAAGATGCTGCAACCGAAGAAACTGAAGGTGCTACTGAAGCCCCTGCAGCTACTGAAGAATAA
- a CDS encoding sensor histidine kinase has translation MKTKHAEIIVASVLLLISLFEFVATAHYHVYSPFTPHDPNARAYRALHLKYSFVNNYMLPELLVRFTFYFSFLWMACSYPNKFLARRKWIGFMLTTILGGICTWLLLYLKIWMRGFHSGNAMTDYSIYSVLTLYGALLIYQAIKYAALYYFTNGKQSNSPTPLKTEVTAFVICWVIIMAACFTMNIYWGWKLFFGFMVPCCFIVYMVLMYYIIPAFWHGQTDKSKFWLTIIVITLLINLPLTGYFAYKSAYELWTRGFMFILSWAAQLVVLLPLSIYIYYRRKATSEEITGLQTGLSRADADLSFLRSQIDPHFLFNALNTLYGVALKEHAEYTADGVQKLGDMMRFMLHDNNREQISLAHEIQYLQNYIAFQKLRTAGRQTINVQVELPDAGENLNIAPMLLIPFVENAFKHGISLKEASWINVKLYFSGKKMHFEVDNSAHADNADKIDDTSSGIGLDNVKKRLELIYPGRYSLNVTNSKTSHSVELSIDLD, from the coding sequence ATGAAAACTAAACACGCCGAGATCATTGTCGCATCAGTACTCTTACTCATTAGCCTCTTCGAGTTTGTTGCCACCGCCCACTATCATGTGTATAGCCCGTTTACTCCGCATGATCCCAATGCACGAGCCTATCGCGCCCTTCATTTAAAATACAGCTTTGTAAACAACTATATGTTGCCAGAACTGTTGGTGCGCTTCACTTTCTACTTTTCTTTTTTGTGGATGGCCTGCAGTTATCCAAATAAATTTCTTGCTCGCCGCAAATGGATAGGCTTTATGCTAACCACCATTTTAGGCGGGATATGCACATGGCTGCTGCTGTATTTAAAAATCTGGATGAGGGGCTTTCATTCAGGTAACGCGATGACAGATTACAGCATTTATTCAGTATTAACACTGTATGGCGCATTGCTTATCTACCAGGCAATTAAATATGCCGCTTTGTATTACTTTACAAACGGCAAGCAGAGCAACAGCCCAACTCCCTTAAAGACAGAAGTTACAGCCTTTGTAATCTGCTGGGTAATTATTATGGCCGCCTGTTTTACAATGAATATTTATTGGGGGTGGAAGCTTTTCTTCGGCTTTATGGTGCCATGCTGTTTTATAGTATACATGGTGTTGATGTACTATATCATTCCTGCCTTTTGGCATGGCCAAACAGACAAATCTAAATTCTGGCTTACTATAATTGTTATAACATTACTGATCAATTTACCGCTAACAGGTTATTTTGCTTATAAAAGCGCTTACGAGCTTTGGACGAGAGGGTTTATGTTTATACTGTCATGGGCCGCTCAATTAGTGGTACTTCTACCGCTAAGCATTTATATATATTACCGCAGAAAAGCTACCAGTGAAGAAATTACAGGCTTGCAAACCGGGTTAAGCCGCGCCGATGCCGATCTTAGTTTTCTGCGTTCGCAAATAGACCCTCACTTTCTTTTTAACGCCCTTAATACGCTTTACGGCGTAGCATTAAAAGAGCATGCCGAATATACTGCCGACGGTGTACAAAAGCTGGGCGACATGATGCGCTTTATGTTACATGATAACAACCGCGAGCAGATATCTCTCGCCCACGAGATCCAATACCTGCAAAACTACATAGCTTTCCAAAAACTGCGAACTGCTGGAAGACAAACCATAAATGTACAGGTAGAATTACCAGACGCGGGCGAAAACCTAAACATTGCGCCTATGCTACTGATACCATTTGTGGAGAATGCTTTTAAACACGGCATTAGTTTAAAAGAAGCTTCGTGGATAAATGTTAAGCTTTATTTTTCTGGCAAGAAAATGCATTTCGAAGTTGACAATAGTGCCCACGCAGACAATGCCGATAAGATTGATGACACATCTTCCGGTATCGGCTTAGATAACGTTAAAAAAAGGTTGGAGTTAATTTATCCGGGCAGGTATTCGCTAAATGTAACAAATAGCAAAACATCTCATTCTGTTGAACTTTCTATTGACTTGGATTAA
- the rimM gene encoding ribosome maturation factor RimM (Essential for efficient processing of 16S rRNA): MKIEEAFRIGTFLKTRGLKGELQLYVDFDGLNDIKFDAVFADMGGKLVPYFLTSIKYPQKNTAYVYLEDVDTLEKAGLLVKKDLYLPLTLKPEESDEFTLMDLEGFFMIDETHGELGEIIEINEYPQQLIATVDYNETEILVPLNTDIIKGIDLEGEEVYVDLPDGLLELYT, translated from the coding sequence ATGAAAATAGAAGAGGCATTCAGGATAGGTACATTTCTAAAAACACGCGGGCTTAAAGGCGAGCTGCAGCTTTACGTCGATTTCGACGGGCTAAACGATATTAAGTTCGACGCTGTGTTTGCCGACATGGGTGGTAAGCTGGTGCCATATTTTCTAACCTCAATCAAATATCCGCAAAAAAACACGGCTTATGTTTACCTGGAAGACGTAGATACCCTTGAAAAAGCCGGTCTGTTAGTAAAGAAAGACCTGTACCTGCCGCTGACTTTAAAACCCGAGGAAAGTGACGAATTTACATTGATGGACCTGGAAGGTTTCTTTATGATAGATGAAACGCACGGCGAACTGGGCGAGATTATAGAAATAAACGAGTATCCGCAGCAATTGATCGCCACGGTCGACTACAATGAAACCGAGATATTGGTGCCGTTGAATACCGATATAATCAAGGGTATAGACTTGGAAGGCGAAGAGGTTTACGTTGACCTGCCCGATGGTCTGCTTGAATTGTACACTTAA
- a CDS encoding DUF6249 domain-containing protein, whose protein sequence is MDNAGILIPILVPLGFFLTIFGIVYLHKRERMALIERGMDPRRYKSQSAPYQNLKWGLLLIGSGLGLFLAYALDSWHVFSTPGEDNPSIYFALIAIFGGLGLFQSYRVEMKETANQRVNFIEQE, encoded by the coding sequence ATGGATAACGCAGGCATCTTAATTCCCATCTTAGTTCCACTGGGATTCTTTTTAACCATTTTTGGTATTGTTTATTTACACAAGCGTGAGCGCATGGCGCTTATAGAGCGAGGCATGGACCCGCGCCGTTACAAATCGCAATCGGCACCCTATCAAAACCTTAAATGGGGTTTGTTACTGATCGGATCTGGCTTAGGTTTGTTCTTAGCTTATGCATTAGACAGCTGGCATGTATTCTCTACACCCGGCGAAGACAACCCGTCTATTTACTTTGCTTTGATAGCCATTTTTGGCGGCTTGGGTTTGTTTCAATCATACCGCGTAGAGATGAAAGAGACAGCCAACCAAAGAGTGAATTTTATAGAGCAGGAATAA
- a CDS encoding RNA polymerase sigma factor, producing MQSKLSDIELIQQTLDGNQFAYADLVKRHQRFVFTLAMRFAKNREDAEEISQDCFIKAYRSLASFQGTSKFSTWLYTIVYTSAMTFLRKKRVDTTSIDDENVYLEVADTGGGYDNDTAEKRSRSYYVNKAISQLLPDDAAIITLFYNGEQSLEEIGTALNMEPNTVKVKLFRARQRLKEKLEKMLKGEVKELI from the coding sequence ATGCAAAGCAAGCTTTCTGATATAGAACTGATACAACAAACCCTTGATGGTAACCAGTTTGCATACGCCGACCTGGTGAAACGTCACCAGCGGTTTGTGTTTACACTGGCTATGCGTTTTGCAAAAAACCGAGAGGATGCCGAAGAAATATCGCAGGACTGTTTTATAAAAGCGTATAGATCGCTGGCATCATTCCAGGGTACGTCGAAGTTTAGCACCTGGCTTTACACTATAGTATATACCAGTGCCATGACCTTTTTAAGAAAGAAGCGGGTTGATACTACTTCAATCGATGATGAGAATGTGTACCTGGAAGTTGCTGATACCGGCGGCGGGTATGATAATGATACGGCCGAAAAAAGGTCGCGCAGCTATTATGTAAATAAAGCTATCAGCCAGTTATTGCCTGATGATGCCGCGATCATAACTTTGTTTTATAACGGCGAGCAATCGCTGGAAGAGATTGGCACCGCTTTAAACATGGAACCAAATACCGTTAAAGTGAAACTGTTTAGGGCGAGGCAACGTTTAAAAGAAAAGCTGGAAAAAATGCTGAAAGGCGAAGTAAAGGAATTGATATGA
- a CDS encoding anti-sigma factor: MNSIEEKLWDYIDGTCSADEHAAIARLIETDATYREKYEELIAFNVDMAGLDLEEPSMGFTFKVMEAVKQETVAVPLKAGINKNVIRGLVGIFIALIVSLIIYAFLNINWSAGGNGAYELPKVSLPALSKPEGHFIMQAFVFVDAVLLLFFADLYLRRQRMAKQL; the protein is encoded by the coding sequence ATGAACAGCATAGAAGAAAAACTTTGGGATTATATAGATGGCACTTGCAGCGCAGATGAGCATGCCGCTATTGCACGTCTTATTGAAACAGATGCTACCTATCGTGAAAAGTACGAAGAGCTGATAGCTTTCAATGTCGATATGGCCGGCCTTGACCTTGAAGAACCATCAATGGGTTTTACCTTTAAAGTAATGGAAGCGGTCAAACAAGAAACCGTTGCCGTTCCGCTTAAGGCAGGCATCAACAAAAATGTAATTCGCGGATTGGTAGGCATTTTTATAGCGCTTATTGTATCATTAATAATTTACGCTTTTCTGAACATCAACTGGTCAGCTGGCGGCAACGGTGCATATGAATTACCAAAAGTATCGCTGCCTGCCTTGAGCAAACCTGAAGGCCACTTTATTATGCAGGCGTTTGTGTTTGTAGATGCGGTGTTGCTATTGTTTTTTGCAGATCTGTACCTGCGCAGGCAGCGCATGGCAAAACAATTGTAA
- a CDS encoding LytR/AlgR family response regulator transcription factor, with translation MIKAIAVDDEPFALEVIRAHAAKVPFLELAQCFTNAFEAIAYLAKNKTDLIFLDIKMPDISGIELAESLPQKPLTIFTTAFAEHAVQSYELNAVDYLLKPFSFARFLKACNKVNDMLNASGQNGSAGESIFIKTGYESVKVNFDDILCLESGGNYITFVLTSGKSLLSRLTMTEAIDLIPANKFNRVHRSYIVNKNKVCKIERHQLQLDGGYTVPVSQSYFKGF, from the coding sequence ATGATAAAAGCCATTGCTGTAGATGACGAGCCCTTTGCCCTTGAGGTGATACGCGCCCATGCGGCAAAGGTGCCTTTCTTAGAACTTGCGCAATGTTTTACAAACGCCTTTGAAGCCATAGCATATCTGGCTAAAAACAAAACAGACCTGATATTTCTCGATATAAAGATGCCCGATATCTCGGGTATAGAACTGGCAGAAAGTTTGCCGCAAAAACCGCTGACCATATTTACCACGGCTTTTGCAGAACACGCGGTGCAGAGTTATGAGCTTAATGCTGTTGATTATTTGCTGAAACCGTTTTCTTTTGCCCGTTTTTTGAAGGCATGCAATAAAGTAAACGACATGTTGAATGCTTCCGGACAGAATGGCTCAGCCGGCGAAAGTATTTTCATAAAAACGGGTTACGAGTCGGTAAAGGTTAATTTTGATGACATCCTATGCCTGGAAAGCGGCGGAAACTACATAACATTTGTGCTTACCAGCGGCAAAAGCCTTTTAAGCCGTTTAACCATGACAGAGGCCATTGACCTTATCCCTGCAAATAAATTTAACCGCGTACACCGTTCCTACATTGTCAACAAAAATAAAGTGTGTAAAATAGAGCGCCATCAATTGCAGTTAGATGGTGGTTACACGGTGCCGGTCAGTCAGTCTTATTTTAAAGGCTTTTGA